From one Anaerococcus prevotii DSM 20548 genomic stretch:
- the nrdD gene encoding anaerobic ribonucleoside-triphosphate reductase, which produces MIQVIKRDGSKAKFEKDKIVIAIEKAMKSASGVFVENQAMDIANEIESEALDGDDISIYKIEDMVYYKLINRKNPATAKSYESYKSVQAYKREQNTSDDDILGLLNQTNIDVMDENSNKNPIIASTQRDLIAGEVAKDIAKRKLIPIDLVGAHNSGAIHIHDLDYLIQPIFNCCLVDMKDMLDNGTVVNDKMIETPKSFQVACNVMTQIIAQIASNQYGGQSINISCLSPYLKKSYDKNLKLSRSILDDEEKIREMAEALTQRDLESGIQTIQYQINTLMTSNGQSPFVTLFMHTDENDPYLSSTVKIIEEILRQRIKGIKNEQGVYVTPAFPKLIYVLDENNVHESSKYYKLTELAAKCTAKRMYPDYISAKKMRENYEGNVFSPMGCRAFLPPYKDENGNYKFDGRFNMGVATINLPQIGILADGDEDKFFEILDKRLDLIKQVGLLRYEHLSKVTSDSSPIHFRHGAIARLDRHQSIKPLLENGYATVTIGYIGIYEASVLTTGESHTSKRGHDFAMKIMEVLNEKKEEWTKEYGIAFAVYGTPAESLTHRFASIDKERFGSIENITDKGYYTNSFHVDVREDISVFDKFDFESEFQQLSTGGCISYAEIPNMTNNIKAVMTMVKYIYDHIQYAEFNTKSDYCAECGYDGEILLDDDNNWYCPNCGNKDRNTLTVVRRTCGYLGENFWNEGRTKEIKARVLHI; this is translated from the coding sequence ATGATTCAGGTAATTAAAAGAGATGGCAGCAAAGCCAAATTTGAAAAAGATAAAATAGTAATAGCTATAGAAAAAGCAATGAAGTCAGCAAGTGGAGTTTTTGTTGAAAATCAAGCTATGGATATAGCTAATGAAATAGAAAGTGAAGCTTTAGACGGGGATGATATTTCAATTTATAAGATAGAAGATATGGTCTATTATAAGTTAATCAACAGGAAAAATCCAGCTACTGCCAAATCCTATGAGAGCTATAAGTCTGTTCAAGCCTACAAGAGAGAGCAAAATACATCAGATGATGATATTTTAGGCTTATTAAATCAAACTAACATTGATGTTATGGATGAAAATTCCAATAAGAATCCTATTATTGCATCTACTCAAAGAGATTTGATTGCAGGAGAAGTCGCAAAAGATATTGCTAAAAGGAAATTAATACCAATAGATCTAGTAGGAGCTCATAACTCTGGTGCCATACATATTCACGATCTGGACTATCTTATCCAGCCAATCTTTAATTGTTGCTTAGTTGATATGAAGGATATGCTTGATAATGGAACAGTTGTAAATGATAAGATGATTGAGACTCCAAAGTCTTTTCAAGTCGCCTGTAATGTTATGACTCAAATTATAGCACAAATTGCGAGCAACCAGTATGGAGGTCAATCTATAAACATATCCTGCCTAAGTCCTTATCTCAAAAAATCTTACGATAAAAACCTAAAACTAAGTAGGTCTATCCTAGATGATGAAGAAAAAATAAGAGAAATGGCAGAAGCTTTGACCCAGAGAGACCTAGAAAGCGGTATTCAAACAATTCAATATCAGATAAATACCCTAATGACCAGCAATGGCCAATCTCCATTTGTAACCTTGTTTATGCATACAGATGAGAATGATCCATACCTTTCAAGCACTGTAAAAATAATAGAAGAAATTCTTAGACAAAGGATTAAAGGAATCAAAAATGAACAAGGAGTATATGTTACACCAGCCTTTCCTAAGCTAATCTACGTCCTAGATGAAAATAATGTTCACGAAAGTTCTAAATATTATAAGCTTACAGAACTTGCAGCAAAATGTACAGCCAAGAGAATGTATCCTGATTATATTTCAGCTAAGAAAATGAGAGAAAACTATGAAGGAAATGTATTCTCTCCTATGGGCTGCAGGGCCTTCCTTCCTCCATATAAAGACGAAAATGGAAATTATAAGTTTGATGGAAGATTTAATATGGGAGTTGCTACAATAAATCTCCCTCAAATAGGAATCCTTGCTGATGGAGATGAGGATAAATTCTTTGAAATCCTAGATAAAAGGCTTGACCTGATAAAGCAAGTTGGATTACTAAGATATGAACACCTATCCAAGGTAACAAGCGACTCTTCTCCAATTCACTTTAGACATGGAGCTATAGCAAGATTAGATAGGCATCAATCTATAAAGCCACTTTTAGAAAATGGCTATGCTACAGTTACAATCGGATACATTGGAATCTATGAAGCAAGCGTACTTACAACAGGAGAAAGTCATACTAGTAAGCGTGGCCATGACTTTGCTATGAAGATTATGGAAGTTTTAAATGAGAAGAAGGAAGAATGGACGAAGGAATATGGTATTGCCTTTGCAGTATATGGTACTCCAGCAGAAAGCTTAACTCATAGATTTGCGTCAATAGATAAAGAAAGATTTGGAAGTATAGAAAATATCACCGACAAGGGTTACTATACAAACTCCTTCCATGTAGATGTTAGAGAAGATATTTCTGTCTTTGATAAGTTTGATTTTGAGTCAGAATTTCAACAATTATCGACAGGTGGATGTATCTCCTATGCAGAAATCCCTAACATGACCAATAATATTAAGGCCGTGATGACCATGGTAAAATATATTTACGATCACATACAATATGCGGAGTTTAACACAAAGTCTGACTATTGTGCTGAGTGTGGATATGATGGAGAAATCCTCCTAGATGATGACAATAATTGGTATTGCCCAAACTGTGGCAACAAGGACAGAAACACTCTTACTGTAGTTAGGAGAACCTGCGGCTACCTAGGTGAAAACTTCTGGAACGAAGGTAGAACAAAAGAAATAAAAGCAAGGGTGCTTCACATATGA
- the clpB gene encoding ATP-dependent chaperone ClpB produces the protein MDINKFTQKSQEAINDAQAMAIKNSNPEVNEMHLAYALVNNSDSIVSQIIKSMDVDYEGYRNELIKKVDSMPSQSGNSNTYPSQVFQRILLKAEDVAKEMGDSFVSTEHIFLSLLKEKTELDSINKKFAISAVSFKNSIQNVRKGQKVTNDNPEETTNPLEKFGRNLTQEAREGKIDPVIGRDREIRNALRILSRRKKNNPVLIGQPGVGKTAIVEGLAQRIVNNDVPEPIQGRTIFSLDMGSLVAGAKYRGQFEERLKAVIDEVQKSDGQIIMFIDEIHNIVGAGKSEGAMDASNIMKPMLARGEIKVIGATTLNEYRQYIEKDGALERRFQKVMVEEPSVEDTISILRGIKDKYEIFHGIRIQDSAVIAAAELSDRYISDRFLPDKAIDLMDEACATVRTEIDTMPSYLDEQKRKLLQLQIEITALKKEDDEYSKKRLKELEEDLANLSEKYDEEFLKWKDEKSAIDDVKNIKEEIDRVKVEIENAERNYDFEKLSELKYGKLEELKKKLEEKNSGENTDSSIKEEVTDEDVADVVSNWTNIPVNKLVESERSKILHLPEKLHQRVIGQDEAIRAVSDAIIRARSGLKSQSKPIGSFIFLGPTGVGKTELAKALTEAMFDDERNMIRIDMSEYMEKYSVSRLIGAAPGYVGYEEGGQLTEAVRRKPYSVILFDEIEKAHPDVFNILLQVLDDGRLTDSQGRTVDFKNTIIIMTSNIGSEYLIDGLNDDGSIDEENKDKVDVILRNSFKPEFLNRIDDIVMFTPLTSEQVYEIIDLQIADIRSRLEDKDINLEISNAAKEYILANAYNIEYGARPVKRFLQTHVETELGKLIIEGKVAEKDTALLDLDENNKLIFKIK, from the coding sequence ATGGACATCAACAAATTCACACAAAAATCTCAAGAAGCCATTAATGACGCTCAAGCAATGGCTATCAAAAATTCAAATCCAGAAGTAAACGAAATGCATTTGGCTTATGCTTTGGTTAACAATTCAGACTCTATTGTTAGTCAAATAATCAAGTCAATGGATGTAGACTACGAAGGCTACAGAAATGAACTTATCAAAAAGGTTGACTCTATGCCAAGTCAGTCTGGTAACTCAAATACTTACCCAAGTCAAGTATTCCAAAGAATCCTTCTAAAGGCAGAAGATGTAGCTAAAGAAATGGGAGATAGTTTTGTATCAACTGAACATATCTTCCTAAGTCTCTTGAAGGAAAAAACCGAATTAGATTCCATCAATAAGAAATTTGCCATAAGTGCAGTTAGCTTTAAAAACTCTATCCAAAATGTCAGGAAAGGTCAAAAAGTTACTAATGATAATCCTGAAGAGACTACTAATCCACTAGAAAAGTTTGGTAGAAACCTAACCCAAGAAGCTAGAGAAGGTAAAATTGATCCAGTTATTGGAAGAGATAGGGAGATTAGAAACGCTCTAAGGATTCTTTCTAGAAGAAAGAAAAATAACCCAGTCCTAATCGGACAACCTGGTGTAGGTAAGACTGCAATTGTAGAAGGACTTGCCCAAAGGATTGTCAATAACGACGTCCCAGAACCAATCCAAGGAAGGACTATATTCTCACTCGATATGGGTTCTCTTGTAGCAGGAGCAAAATATAGGGGACAATTTGAGGAAAGATTAAAGGCTGTAATCGATGAGGTCCAAAAGTCAGATGGACAAATAATAATGTTCATTGACGAAATTCACAATATTGTTGGAGCTGGTAAGTCTGAGGGGGCTATGGATGCTTCAAATATCATGAAGCCAATGCTAGCTCGTGGAGAGATTAAAGTCATAGGTGCTACTACCCTTAACGAGTATAGGCAATATATAGAAAAAGATGGTGCCTTGGAACGTCGTTTCCAAAAGGTCATGGTAGAAGAGCCATCTGTAGAAGATACAATAAGTATTCTTAGAGGTATCAAGGATAAGTATGAAATCTTCCATGGAATAAGAATCCAAGATAGCGCAGTAATTGCAGCTGCAGAATTATCTGATAGATATATTTCAGATAGGTTCTTACCAGATAAGGCCATAGACTTAATGGATGAAGCCTGTGCGACAGTTAGAACAGAAATTGACACCATGCCTAGCTATCTAGATGAGCAAAAGAGAAAACTTCTACAATTACAGATAGAAATTACTGCTCTTAAAAAAGAAGATGATGAATATTCTAAGAAGAGACTTAAGGAATTAGAAGAAGACTTGGCAAACCTATCAGAAAAATATGATGAAGAATTTCTAAAATGGAAAGATGAAAAATCTGCCATAGACGATGTTAAGAATATTAAGGAAGAGATTGATAGGGTAAAGGTTGAAATTGAAAATGCCGAAAGAAACTATGATTTCGAAAAGTTATCTGAACTAAAATATGGAAAGCTTGAAGAATTAAAGAAGAAATTGGAAGAGAAGAATTCTGGTGAAAATACTGATTCTTCGATCAAAGAGGAAGTAACCGACGAAGATGTTGCAGATGTAGTGAGCAACTGGACAAATATACCAGTTAATAAGCTTGTAGAAAGCGAAAGGAGCAAAATCCTCCACCTTCCAGAAAAGCTACACCAAAGAGTAATCGGCCAAGATGAGGCAATAAGAGCAGTATCAGATGCTATTATAAGAGCAAGATCTGGACTTAAGAGTCAAAGTAAACCTATAGGTTCCTTTATCTTCCTAGGTCCAACTGGAGTTGGTAAGACAGAGCTTGCCAAGGCCTTAACCGAAGCAATGTTTGATGATGAGAGAAACATGATTAGAATTGATATGAGTGAATATATGGAAAAATATTCTGTGTCAAGACTAATCGGTGCAGCTCCTGGATATGTTGGCTACGAAGAAGGCGGCCAATTAACAGAAGCGGTTAGACGCAAACCTTACTCAGTAATCCTTTTTGACGAAATTGAAAAAGCCCATCCAGATGTATTCAACATATTATTACAAGTTTTAGATGACGGAAGACTAACTGATTCCCAAGGAAGAACTGTAGATTTTAAAAATACTATAATCATCATGACAAGCAATATAGGTTCTGAATACTTGATAGATGGCCTAAATGATGATGGAAGTATTGATGAAGAAAATAAAGACAAGGTAGATGTAATCTTAAGAAATTCCTTCAAGCCAGAATTTCTAAATAGAATTGACGATATAGTGATGTTTACTCCACTTACAAGTGAACAAGTCTACGAAATAATCGACCTTCAAATAGCTGACATTAGATCTAGGCTAGAAGACAAAGATATAAATCTAGAGATTTCAAATGCTGCTAAGGAATATATCTTGGCTAATGCATATAATATCGAGTACGGTGCAAGACCTGTCAAGAGATTCTTACAAACTCATGTAGAAACAGAACTAGGTAAGTTAATTATCGAAGGAAAAGTTGCTGAAAAAGATACAGCATTATTAGATTTAGATGAAAATAATAAATTAATATTTAAAATAAAATAG
- a CDS encoding DnaJ domain-containing protein: MKYRDYYEVLGVDKKASSNEIKKAYRKLAKKYHPDLHPNDKEAEKKFTEINEAYEVLSDEDKRKKYDMFGQNANFQGGQNFDPRDFGFDFNNFGGNSYTYSSTGDSGFSDFFDTLFGGFQQGSRSTNKGFGSGSRFSNIGQGFGRKKKQSLDYDMKISIDEAIKGTSRIIKVKNQGRLTDINVTIPKGIKNKNKIRIDGSKYGLNANIMVKVIIQDEEGLVLDGIDFIKEVKLTPWEAYFGTKKKIDTKSGSFMVNIPEKVNSGRKIRLKKRGYEDRKGNIGDLILNIVIENPEKLSEKQEELYKKLAEED, from the coding sequence ATGAAATACAGAGATTATTATGAAGTGTTGGGAGTTGACAAAAAAGCAAGTTCCAACGAAATAAAAAAAGCATACAGAAAACTAGCCAAGAAATATCACCCAGACCTTCATCCGAACGACAAGGAAGCAGAAAAGAAATTTACAGAAATAAATGAAGCTTATGAAGTCTTATCAGATGAGGACAAACGTAAAAAATATGATATGTTTGGTCAAAATGCTAATTTCCAAGGAGGTCAGAACTTCGACCCTAGAGATTTTGGTTTTGACTTTAATAATTTTGGAGGAAACTCTTACACATATTCGTCAACTGGCGATAGTGGATTTTCAGATTTCTTTGATACACTTTTTGGAGGATTCCAACAAGGATCAAGATCCACTAACAAAGGTTTCGGGAGTGGAAGTAGGTTTTCTAATATAGGTCAGGGTTTTGGTAGAAAGAAAAAGCAAAGCCTAGATTATGATATGAAAATTAGCATAGATGAAGCTATCAAAGGGACTTCGAGAATAATAAAAGTCAAAAATCAAGGAAGACTTACAGACATCAATGTAACAATACCAAAAGGGATCAAGAATAAAAATAAGATAAGAATAGATGGTTCAAAATACGGTTTAAATGCTAATATCATGGTAAAGGTAATTATCCAAGATGAAGAGGGTCTAGTCCTCGACGGGATTGACTTTATCAAGGAAGTTAAACTAACACCGTGGGAAGCTTATTTTGGTACTAAGAAAAAAATAGATACTAAATCAGGATCTTTTATGGTTAATATTCCTGAAAAAGTAAATTCAGGAAGAAAGATTAGATTAAAGAAGAGAGGATATGAGGATAGAAAGGGCAATATAGGAGATTTGATCTTAAATATAGTAATAGAAAACCCTGAAAAACTCAGTGAGAAACAAGAAGAATTATATAAAAAATTAGCGGAGGAGGATTAA
- a CDS encoding adenine phosphoribosyltransferase: MDLKSKIRVIEDYPTEGISFKDITTLLRDKDAFRETIDQLEEKLKDYDFDYIAGIESRGLIFGAPLADRLSKGFIPIRKPGKLPGEIEKVSYELEYGSNELEMHKDALEEGERVVILDDLIATGGSAKAAAKLVEAVGGKVACFEFLIELTDLKGRDYLKDYDVISLIKYNH; encoded by the coding sequence ATGGATTTAAAATCAAAAATTAGAGTGATAGAAGACTACCCAACAGAAGGAATTTCCTTTAAAGATATTACAACCTTGCTAAGGGATAAAGATGCCTTTAGGGAGACTATAGATCAACTAGAAGAAAAGCTAAAGGACTACGATTTTGACTATATAGCAGGAATTGAATCAAGAGGATTGATATTTGGAGCTCCTCTTGCTGATAGGCTTTCCAAGGGATTCATCCCAATTAGAAAACCAGGTAAGCTACCTGGAGAAATAGAAAAAGTTTCTTATGAATTAGAATATGGATCAAATGAATTAGAAATGCATAAAGATGCCTTGGAAGAAGGAGAAAGAGTTGTCATCTTAGATGACTTGATAGCAACTGGTGGATCTGCAAAAGCTGCAGCTAAGCTTGTTGAAGCAGTAGGAGGCAAGGTAGCTTGCTTCGAGTTTTTAATAGAACTTACTGACCTTAAGGGAAGAGATTACCTAAAGGACTACGATGTAATATCATTAATAAAATACAATCACTAG
- a CDS encoding LCP family protein, whose translation MEKSFKRILKSILIFLMFVVLFSSIILVINFVKNDSDDRISGNGDEFLFLLAGVDSTGEDTGTRTDTLMLVKANVDDKSIDLISIPRDSKVEINGYMDKINAAHSYGGIDLTMQTIRDFLGINLTYYCVIPFEAVVEGIDAIGGIDIEVDDYVASAMDISPGTHHFTGEEALNYVRFRKGYENADLGRISTQQDFMMQFINEMTKAKNLPKLPIAYMAMKDKIKTNIKFSKLSQLALAFRSIDKSDINMVRLEGSVTYEDDVSYFEIYDESIEEIRSDYLYNFAY comes from the coding sequence ATGGAAAAAAGTTTTAAAAGAATTCTTAAGTCTATACTTATATTTTTGATGTTTGTAGTTTTGTTCAGCTCTATAATACTGGTTATTAATTTTGTTAAAAATGATTCTGATGATAGGATATCTGGAAATGGAGATGAATTTCTATTTCTTCTTGCTGGAGTAGATAGTACTGGCGAAGATACAGGAACAAGGACCGATACTTTGATGCTTGTTAAGGCTAATGTAGATGATAAGTCTATCGATTTAATTTCAATCCCTAGAGATAGCAAGGTAGAAATTAATGGATATATGGATAAAATAAATGCGGCCCACTCTTACGGGGGTATTGATTTGACAATGCAGACAATAAGGGACTTCTTGGGAATTAATCTAACCTACTATTGCGTTATTCCTTTTGAGGCGGTAGTTGAGGGAATAGATGCCATAGGAGGCATAGACATAGAAGTCGATGATTATGTAGCAAGTGCTATGGATATAAGCCCTGGTACCCATCATTTCACTGGAGAAGAGGCCTTGAATTATGTTAGGTTTAGAAAGGGATATGAAAATGCAGATCTTGGTAGAATTTCAACTCAACAAGACTTTATGATGCAATTCATAAACGAGATGACTAAGGCAAAGAACCTACCTAAGCTTCCTATAGCTTACATGGCTATGAAAGATAAGATTAAGACGAATATCAAATTCTCTAAGCTTTCCCAGCTTGCCCTAGCCTTTAGATCTATTGATAAGTCAGATATAAATATGGTTAGGCTAGAAGGTTCCGTGACCTATGAGGATGATGTAAGCTACTTTGAAATTTATGACGAATCGATTGAAGAAATAAGGAGCGATTATCTATATAACTTTGCTTATTAG
- a CDS encoding aminotransferase class I/II-fold pyridoxal phosphate-dependent enzyme encodes MLNEKLDLYLKEGYYPFHMPGSKRSKILRSDLSYRRDLTEIYGFDNLNDPEDIFIQMEERLAQIYRVNKAIISTNGSTSGILSTIRALCRDNKNILIQRSSHKSVYNACELNSLNVSYTNIVTDEQLAIKDIDYENLEEKLKEKNYQALVLTSPSYEGYLLDLKRIYKLCRENNTKLILDMAHGSHLPLTNLYDNSFDLAITSFHKNLSALTPSAAVLINDMEYFDEIKRNMAIFQTSSPSYVILQSIDEMIEKFESFDELYKKLENNLDDLYKLKLDNIKLIEDSRKDKTKLLISTKNTNINGSDLEKLLREDRIEIEMSYPDYVLLISTIFDTEDGFNRIKKSLRRIDGLLGAKRKSYSLELPIPQKKLEIYEAINCKKKYVKVENSLGKIAGEFVYAYPPGSPIIAPGEIIDAEILATINYMLDDNIHLNIKGEYISVIIDK; translated from the coding sequence ATGTTAAATGAAAAATTAGACTTATATTTAAAAGAAGGATACTATCCTTTTCATATGCCAGGCTCTAAGAGAAGCAAAATACTAAGATCAGACCTTTCTTATAGGAGAGATTTAACTGAAATCTATGGCTTCGATAATTTAAATGATCCAGAAGATATTTTTATCCAAATGGAAGAAAGATTAGCCCAAATTTATAGGGTAAACAAAGCTATAATTTCTACAAACGGATCAACTTCTGGAATTCTTTCAACAATTAGGGCCTTGTGTAGGGATAATAAGAATATATTGATACAAAGATCTTCCCACAAGTCAGTATACAATGCTTGTGAATTAAATTCACTTAATGTTTCCTATACAAATATAGTAACTGACGAGCAATTAGCTATAAAGGATATAGATTATGAAAATCTAGAAGAGAAATTAAAGGAGAAAAATTATCAGGCTCTAGTCCTAACTTCCCCTTCCTATGAAGGCTACCTCCTTGATCTTAAGAGAATATACAAACTCTGCAGAGAAAATAATACTAAGCTTATCCTTGATATGGCTCACGGGAGTCACCTTCCACTGACGAATCTCTATGATAATTCTTTTGACCTTGCAATTACATCTTTTCATAAAAACTTATCTGCCCTAACTCCTTCTGCTGCAGTCCTAATCAATGATATGGAGTACTTTGATGAAATCAAAAGAAATATGGCAATATTTCAGACATCTTCTCCTTCATATGTAATTTTACAATCTATTGATGAAATGATAGAAAAGTTTGAAAGTTTTGATGAGCTTTATAAAAAATTAGAAAATAATTTAGACGATTTATACAAGTTGAAATTAGATAATATAAAGCTAATAGAAGATTCAAGAAAAGATAAGACTAAACTTCTTATATCTACTAAGAATACAAATATAAATGGAAGTGATTTAGAAAAACTTCTTAGAGAAGATAGAATCGAAATAGAAATGTCCTATCCAGACTACGTTCTTTTAATTTCTACAATATTTGATACTGAGGACGGATTTAATAGAATAAAGAAATCCCTAAGAAGGATTGATGGATTGTTAGGTGCGAAAAGAAAATCCTATAGTTTAGAACTACCAATCCCTCAAAAGAAATTAGAAATATATGAAGCTATAAATTGTAAGAAAAAATATGTAAAGGTAGAAAATTCTCTGGGAAAGATTGCAGGAGAATTTGTTTACGCCTATCCCCCAGGAAGTCCTATAATAGCTCCCGGGGAAATAATTGATGCAGAAATTCTAGCTACTATTAACTACATGTTAGACGATAATATCCATTTAAACATTAAAGGTGAATATATTTCCGTCATAATTGACAAATAA
- the scfA gene encoding six-cysteine ranthipeptide SCIFF yields the protein MKRIVTLNTRNLHKSKKHGGCGECQTSCQSACKTSCGVANQECVSQKNK from the coding sequence ATGAAAAGAATTGTAACTTTAAATACTAGAAATCTCCACAAGAGCAAAAAACATGGTGGTTGTGGCGAATGTCAAACATCTTGCCAATCAGCATGCAAAACAAGCTGTGGTGTAGCTAATCAAGAATGTGTTAGCCAAAAAAATAAATAA
- the scfB gene encoding thioether cross-link-forming SCIFF peptide maturase has protein sequence MIHQYKAKGFNIVLDIYSGSVHAVDDVTYDIIEKYESKDKEDIRKKIIEKYEISNDQFEEAYAEVKELEDEGLLFTDDIYEDLSIDITNRPTTIKALCLNVAHTCNLSCEYCFAKGGKYSGPDAIMTIDVAKKAIDFLLANSGSHYNLDIDFFGGEPLLNFALVKETVDYARSKEEEFNKHFNFTLTTNGLLLDDEVIDYLNENMKNVVLSLDGRKEKHDQFRKTLNGKGSYDAIVPKFQNFVKKRGDKEYYMRGTFTANNLDFTEDLKTYLDLGFTRTSLEPVVGKSDEPYALKEEHLDKIYDEYEKLADMLMEKIDKNEDFIFYHYMIDLENGPCVHKRISGCGSGTEYMAVTPTGELYPCHQFVGNPDFIIGNISDGIQNKDLVNQFKTCNCYSKNECRSCWANMYCSGGCAANSYNATGDINNIHEYSCKLFRKRIEMAIAVKIYEYMKESEKEFA, from the coding sequence ATGATTCACCAATACAAGGCCAAGGGCTTTAATATTGTTTTAGATATATACAGTGGTTCTGTCCACGCAGTAGATGATGTGACCTATGATATTATCGAAAAATACGAGTCTAAAGATAAAGAAGATATTAGAAAAAAAATAATTGAAAAATATGAAATAAGTAATGATCAATTCGAAGAGGCTTATGCTGAGGTTAAGGAATTAGAAGACGAAGGGCTTCTCTTTACTGACGACATATACGAAGATCTTTCAATTGATATAACAAATAGACCGACTACAATCAAGGCCCTCTGCCTAAACGTCGCTCACACCTGCAATCTATCATGTGAGTATTGTTTTGCAAAGGGAGGAAAGTATTCCGGTCCAGATGCTATTATGACAATAGATGTGGCCAAAAAAGCTATTGACTTTCTTTTGGCAAATTCCGGTAGCCACTACAACTTAGACATAGACTTCTTTGGAGGAGAACCTCTCCTAAACTTCGCCCTAGTAAAAGAAACTGTTGATTATGCAAGAAGTAAAGAAGAGGAATTTAATAAGCATTTTAATTTCACTCTTACTACAAACGGTCTTCTCCTAGACGATGAAGTCATAGACTATTTGAATGAAAATATGAAAAATGTCGTCCTATCTCTCGATGGAAGGAAAGAAAAGCACGACCAATTTAGAAAGACTCTAAACGGTAAAGGTTCATATGACGCCATAGTTCCTAAATTCCAAAACTTTGTAAAAAAACGTGGCGATAAGGAATACTACATGAGAGGAACTTTCACAGCAAATAATCTTGATTTTACAGAAGACTTGAAGACATATCTTGACCTAGGCTTTACTAGGACCTCCCTTGAACCAGTTGTAGGAAAATCTGATGAGCCTTATGCCCTAAAGGAAGAACACCTAGATAAAATCTATGATGAATACGAAAAACTTGCTGATATGTTAATGGAAAAAATTGATAAGAATGAAGATTTCATCTTCTATCATTACATGATTGATTTAGAAAATGGACCTTGTGTCCACAAGAGAATCTCTGGTTGTGGGTCAGGAACTGAATATATGGCTGTTACTCCAACAGGAGAGCTATACCCTTGCCATCAATTCGTAGGAAATCCTGATTTTATTATCGGAAATATAAGTGATGGAATCCAAAACAAGGACTTAGTAAATCAATTTAAAACTTGTAACTGTTATTCCAAAAATGAATGTAGGTCTTGTTGGGCAAATATGTATTGCTCTGGCGGTTGTGCTGCTAACTCCTACAATGCTACAGGTGATATAAATAATATCCATGAATATTCTTGTAAACTTTTTAGAAAAAGAATAGAGATGGCAATAGCGGTTAAGATATATGAATATATGAAAGAATCTGAAAAAGAATTCGCATAG
- a CDS encoding V-type ATP synthase subunit D: MQTNNVAATKANLIKAKEELNLLEGGYDILDKKRKALIGAYDSKIKERNDLNEKVNETIKKVSHDFKKVLVSIGESDLDSISKTVPIDNSISLKVDKFMQTEISEIHFEDVKLNLSYSFYETNAGFDEAILSFNQLRSKIFKLAELDTTINSLDREIKKTSKKVNSLDKVQIPKYKEMIKTISQSIEEKEREEFSKTKIVKENKIKKEESKK, from the coding sequence ATGCAAACGAATAATGTTGCAGCTACAAAGGCCAATCTAATCAAGGCAAAAGAAGAACTAAATCTCTTAGAGGGTGGATACGACATACTCGATAAGAAGAGAAAGGCCTTGATTGGAGCTTATGATTCCAAGATAAAAGAACGTAATGATTTAAATGAAAAGGTAAATGAGACGATCAAAAAGGTTAGCCATGATTTCAAAAAAGTTTTGGTAAGCATTGGTGAGTCGGATCTTGATTCCATATCAAAGACTGTGCCAATAGATAATAGTATTAGCTTAAAAGTTGATAAATTCATGCAGACAGAAATATCTGAAATTCACTTTGAAGATGTAAAGCTTAACTTATCCTATTCATTTTATGAAACTAATGCTGGTTTTGATGAGGCTATACTTTCTTTTAATCAATTAAGATCCAAGATATTTAAGCTTGCTGAGCTTGATACTACAATTAATTCTTTGGATAGAGAAATTAAAAAGACGAGCAAGAAAGTAAATAGTTTGGATAAGGTTCAAATTCCAAAATACAAGGAAATGATTAAGACCATATCTCAAAGTATAGAGGAGAAAGAAAGAGAAGAATTCTCCAAGACCAAGATTGTCAAAGAAAATAAAATTAAAAAAGAAGAATCTAAAAAATAG